Below is a genomic region from Kribbella qitaiheensis.
CCTCCCGAGTGGTCATCTACTACCACGACTCCCGGGAGGACCGGTTGGTTGCACTCAGACGCGGCGGAAGATCAGGGCTCGTTTGACTTCCTGGATGGCCTTGGTGACCTCGATGCCGCGGGGGCAGGCCTCGGTGCAGTTGAAGGTGGTCCGGCAGCGCCAGACGCCTTCCTTGTCGTTCAGGATCTCCAGCCGCTGCTCGGTGCCCTCGTCGCGGCTGTCGAAGATGAACCGGTGCGCGCCGACGATCGCCTGCGGGCCGAAGTACTGGCCGTCGGACCAGAAGACCGGGCAGGACGTCGTGCAGGCGGCGCAGAGGATGCACTTGGTGGTGTCGTCGAAGCGTTCCCGGTCAGACTGCGACTGGATCCGCTCCCGGGTCGGCTCGTGGCCGCTCGTGACCAGGAACGGCATGATGGAGCGGTACGCGTCGAAGAACGGCTCCATGTCGACGACCAGGTCCTTGAGCACCGGCAGGCCCTTGATGGGCTCGACGGTGATCTCCTTGTCCGGGTTCAGGTCCTTGATCAGCGTCTTGCAGGCCAGCCGGTTGCGGCCGTTGATCCGCATCGCGTCCGAGCCGCAGACGCCGTGCGCGCAGGACCGGCGGAAGGTCAACGTGCCGTCCTGCTCCCACTTGATCTTGTGCAGCGCGTCCAGCACCCGGTCGCCGGGCAGCAGGGTGACCGAGTAGGTCTTCCACTCGGACTCGTCCAGCACCTCGGGGTTGTACCGAAGGATCTTGACCTTGACATCCATCAGTACTTCCGCTCCATCGGCTTGTAGCGAGTCTGAACGACCGGTTTGTAGTCCAGCCGGATATTCACGGTGCCTTCGGCATCGACAGACCGGTAGGCCATCGTGTGCCGCATGAAGTTCACGTCGTCACGCTTGTCGTAGTCCTCACGGAAGTGCCCGCCCCGGGACTCCTTGCGAGCCAGCGCGGAAACCACCAGCACTTCGGCCAGATCGAGCAGGAAGCCCAGCTCGACGGCCTCCAGCAGGTCGGTGTTGAACCGCTTGCCCTTGTCCTGCACGGAAACCTGGGCGAATCGTTGCTTCAGGCCCTCGATATCGGTCAGAGCCTGCTTCAGCGAGCCCTCGGTCCGGTAGACCTGCGCGTTGATGTCCATCGTGGCCTGCAGGTCGGTCCGGATCGCCGCCACCCGCTCGGTGCCGTCGGCGCTGCGCATGCCCTCGATCAGCTCGACCACAAAGGCCTCGGGCTCGGCGGGCAGCTCTTCGAAGTCAGCGGTCGACGCGTACTCCGCGGCCGCGATCCCGGCTCGCCGCCCGAACACGTTGATGTCCAGCAGCGAGTTCGTGCCGAGCCGGTTCGCACCGTGCACGGAGACGCAGGCGACCTCGCCCGCGGCGTACAGGCCGGGGATGACGTCGTCGTTGTTGGCCAGCGCCTCGCCCTGGATGTTGGTCGGGATGCCGCCCATCGCGTAGTGCGCGGTCGGGAAGACCGGGATCTGCTCGGTGTACGGCTCGACGCCGAGATAGGTGCGGGCGAACTCGGTGATGTCCGGCAGCTTCGCGTCGATGTGTGCGGGCTCCAGGTGGGTCAGGTCGAGCATCACGTACGCGCCGTCGGGGCCACAGCCACGGCCTTCGCGTACTTCGTTCGCCATCGCCCGGGCGACCATGTCGCGCGGCGCGAGGTCCTTCACGGTCGGCGCGTACCGCTCCATGAAGCGCTCGTTGTCCTTGTTGCGCAGGATTCCGCCCTCACCGCGAGCGGCCTCAGACAGCAGCACACCGAGGCCCGCGAGGCCGGTCGGGTGGAACTGGAAGAACTCCATGTCCTCCAGCGGCAGGCCCTTGCGCCAGACGATGCCCATCCCGTCGCCGGTCAGCGTGTGCGCGTTCGAGGTTGTCCGGAAGACCTTGCCGAAGCCGCCCGAGGCGAACACGATCGACTTGGCCGAGAAGATGTGCAGCTCACCGGTGGCCAGTTCGTAGGCCACCACACCGGTCGCGCGACCGCCGACCATCAGCAGGTCCAGTACGTAGAACTCGTTGAAGAACTCGACGTTCTGCTTGATGCACTGCTGGTACAGCGTCTGCAGGATCATATGGCCGGTACGGTCGGCCGCGAAGCAGGACCGGCGGACGACGGCCTCACCGTGGTTGCGGGTGTGCCCACCGAAGAAGCGCTGGTCGATCTTGCCCTCGGCCGTCCGGTTGAACGGCAGGCCCATCTTCTCCAGGTCCAGGACGGCGTCGACGGCCTCGCGGCACATCACCTCGGCCGCGTCCTGGTCGACCAGGAAGTCGCCGCCCTTGACCGTGTCGAAGGTGTGCCACTCCCAGTTGTCCTCCTCGACATTGGCGAGGGCGGCGCACATCCCACCCTGTGCGGCGCCGGTGTGGGACCGGGTCGGGTAGAGCTTGGTGAGCACCGCGGTCCGGGTCCGCTTGCTGGACTCCAGGGCGGCGCGCATTCCCGCTCCGCCCGCGCCGACGATGACGACGTCGTACTGGTGGCGCTGCATGAGAAGACTGTCCTTACTTGCAGACCGACAGCGTGGAGCTGGGGTCTAGGCAGGGATCGAAGGTGAAGATGACCAGGGTGCCGAGGACGACGATCACGATCGCCGCGGTGATCAGCAGAGCCTTCAGCCAGAACCTGGTCTGGTCCTTCTCGGCGTAGTCGTTGACGATCGTGCGCATCCCGTTGGTGCCGTGCAGCATCGCCAGCCACAGCATCAGCAGGTCCCAGACCTGCCAGAGCGGGTTGGCCCACTTGCCGGCCACGAACCCGAAGTCGAGCGCGGTGATCCCGCCGCCGAGCATCAGGTTGACGAACAGGTGTCCGAGCACGAGCACGATCAGGGCGAGCCCGGACAGCCGCATGAACAGCCAACTGTACAACTCGAAGTTGGTCTGACCGGAGCGGTTGCGGCCGCCGCCCTTCAGCGAGCGGGACCGGGTGGAGGAACGCGGGGTGGCGATCTCGGACATCTCAGCCTCCGAAGACGTGGCTCAGGTGCCGGATCACGAACGGCACGAACAACACGACCCAGATGATCCCGACGCCGATCATCAGCTTGCGCTGGTTCCGCGGGCCCTTGGCCCAGAAGTCCACCAGGATCAGCCGGATGCCGTTGAAGGCGTGGAACAGGATGGCCCCGACCAGGCCGACCTCCATCAGGCCGACGATCGGGTTCTTGTAGGTCCCGATCACCTCGTTGTAGGCCTCCGGGGAAACCCTGACCAAAGCGGTGTCGAGTACATGGACCAGGAGGAAGAAGAAGATCCCGACCCCGGTGATCCGGTGCGCGACCCACGACCACATGCCTTCGTGGCCGCGATACAGCGTGCCGGGGGAATGATGCGCGGTTTGCTGGGCAAACCGATCCTCCGATCGGACGACAGACCAGAGCCGGGGACCGCGGCGACTCCGGGGCGTCCAGATGGCAAAGGGGCCGCAGTCGGCTCGACCCGGCAGGTGACCAGGGCCGTTCTTGATGCTATCGCTGCGCCGCACCGGTTCTGGCCCACCCGCGTGTGACTTCGCTCTCTGAAGTCAGCACAAAGTCTCCCGGGGCAGTTCAGCGGACTCGTTTGCCGATCCGGCCCGGTGCTGGATGATGGCGGGAAGTGACCGGCCGGTCACCGCTGGAACGGCCTGCGACCGGGGTGGTGGGGTGGGGGTCGAATCAACACAGTGGGGTAGGGCCTTGGAAGAGTCTTCACCGCTCAAGAGAGACCTCCCGCAGGAAGTCGGAGGGTTCACCGGTCGCGCCACCGAGCTGGCTGCCCTCGGCAAGCTCAACCGCATCACTGTCGTGTCCGGCACTGCCGGGGTGGGCAAGAGTGCGTTGGTGGTCCGCTGGGCTCGCACTGTGCGTGACCAGTTCCCAGACGGCCTGCTCTTCGTCGATCTGCGCGGCTTCGACCCGGAGCGGCAGCTGCGACCGGCAGA
It encodes:
- a CDS encoding succinate dehydrogenase iron-sulfur subunit; the encoded protein is MDVKVKILRYNPEVLDESEWKTYSVTLLPGDRVLDALHKIKWEQDGTLTFRRSCAHGVCGSDAMRINGRNRLACKTLIKDLNPDKEITVEPIKGLPVLKDLVVDMEPFFDAYRSIMPFLVTSGHEPTRERIQSQSDRERFDDTTKCILCAACTTSCPVFWSDGQYFGPQAIVGAHRFIFDSRDEGTEQRLEILNDKEGVWRCRTTFNCTEACPRGIEVTKAIQEVKRALIFRRV
- the sdhA gene encoding succinate dehydrogenase flavoprotein subunit; protein product: MQRHQYDVVIVGAGGAGMRAALESSKRTRTAVLTKLYPTRSHTGAAQGGMCAALANVEEDNWEWHTFDTVKGGDFLVDQDAAEVMCREAVDAVLDLEKMGLPFNRTAEGKIDQRFFGGHTRNHGEAVVRRSCFAADRTGHMILQTLYQQCIKQNVEFFNEFYVLDLLMVGGRATGVVAYELATGELHIFSAKSIVFASGGFGKVFRTTSNAHTLTGDGMGIVWRKGLPLEDMEFFQFHPTGLAGLGVLLSEAARGEGGILRNKDNERFMERYAPTVKDLAPRDMVARAMANEVREGRGCGPDGAYVMLDLTHLEPAHIDAKLPDITEFARTYLGVEPYTEQIPVFPTAHYAMGGIPTNIQGEALANNDDVIPGLYAAGEVACVSVHGANRLGTNSLLDINVFGRRAGIAAAEYASTADFEELPAEPEAFVVELIEGMRSADGTERVAAIRTDLQATMDINAQVYRTEGSLKQALTDIEGLKQRFAQVSVQDKGKRFNTDLLEAVELGFLLDLAEVLVVSALARKESRGGHFREDYDKRDDVNFMRHTMAYRSVDAEGTVNIRLDYKPVVQTRYKPMERKY
- a CDS encoding succinate dehydrogenase hydrophobic membrane anchor subunit, with product MSEIATPRSSTRSRSLKGGGRNRSGQTNFELYSWLFMRLSGLALIVLVLGHLFVNLMLGGGITALDFGFVAGKWANPLWQVWDLLMLWLAMLHGTNGMRTIVNDYAEKDQTRFWLKALLITAAIVIVVLGTLVIFTFDPCLDPSSTLSVCK
- the sdhC gene encoding succinate dehydrogenase, cytochrome b556 subunit; the encoded protein is MYRGHEGMWSWVAHRITGVGIFFFLLVHVLDTALVRVSPEAYNEVIGTYKNPIVGLMEVGLVGAILFHAFNGIRLILVDFWAKGPRNQRKLMIGVGIIWVVLFVPFVIRHLSHVFGG